The genomic segment GCACCGGCCTCGGCGCCGAGCTGCCGGGCCGCCTCGAGCAGCGCGGTAGCGACTCCGCGGCCCCGCGCATCCGGCTGCACGAAGAGGTCGTAGAGCACCAGGATCGGCGCGAGTTCGAGTGAGCAGAACGAGGGGTAGAGCTGCGTGAAGCCCGCGAGCGGGGCGCCCTCGTCGCCCTCGTCGTCGGCGCCGTCCACGGTGGCGACCAGCACGATCGACTCGCCTCGGCTCATCCGTTCGCCGAGATACGAGCGGGCGGCGGCGGAGGCGGATGCGCCCCTCGGCAGGCCGTAGAAACCCCGGTAGGCGTCGAAGAGCGGGGCGATGGCGTCGAGGTCGTCGAGGGTGGCAGGGCGCACGGGCATGCCCACACCCTAGCGAGCCGGGCGAGCCCTCCGCCGGTCGATTCCGAGCGAGAGCAGCAGCACGCAGAAGCCCACGGCGGCCAGGCCGACGCCGACGACGGCCGGCGAGAGGTAGCCGAACCCGGCCGCGATGGCGAGCCCGCCGAGGAACGCGCCGACGCTGTTGCCGATGTTGAGCGAGGAGTGGTTGAGCGCCGCGGCGATCGACTGCGCGTTGTGCGAGACATCCATCAGCCGGGTCTGGATGGCGGGGGAGCACGCGCCGGCACAGGCGCCGATCAAGAAGACGAAGATCAGGAGGCCCGGAGTGGTGTTGGCGAACACGGCGAACCCGAGCACCGAGACGCCGAGCGCGCTCAGGCTGATCAGGAGGGTGCGCGAGACGGAGCGGTCGGCGAGCCAGCCGCTCGTGAAGTTGCCGGCCGTCATGCCGACGCCGAAGACCACGAGCACCCAGGGCACCACGCCGCTCGAGAGGCCCGCCACGTCGGTGACCACGGGCGCGATGTAGGTGTAGACCGCGAAGATGCCGCCGAAGCCGATGGAGGCGAGGATGAGGGTGAGCCAGACCTGCAGACGGGTGAAGGCGCTGAGTTCGTTACGCAGGGTGGCGCTCGGGTCTCCCGGCTGGAACGGCACCGCAGCGACGATGGCCACCAGCGTCAGCGCGAAGATGACGGTCACCAGGAAATAGGCACTGCGCCAACCGAATTCCTGGCCGAGGAAGGTGCCGGCCGGAACACCCACCACGTTCGCGATGGCGAGACCTCCGAGCACGAAGGCGACACCGCGGGCCCGTTTTCCCGGGCCCATCAGCGAGGCCGCGACGAGCGACGCGATGCCGAAGTAGGCGCCGTGAGGGAGGCCGCTCAAGAAGCGGGCTGCCAGCACGAGCCCGAAGGAAGGCAGGATCGCCGAGAGCAGGTTGCCGGCCACGAACACGGAGACGAGCAGCACGAGCAGCCTCTTGCGAGGCCAGCGCGCTGCCGCGGCGGCGATGGTGGGGGCGCCCACAACGACCCCGAGGGCATAGGCCGACACCAGGTAACCGGCTGAGGCGTTCGCCGACGCCGGGTCGACCGCGTAGGTGCCGGGGAGCAGGTCTTGGGCGATGTTCGGAAGCAGCCCCATCGTCACGAACTCGGTCACGCCGATGCCGAAGCCACCTAGGGCGAGGGCCACGATCGCCAGCCAACGGCGCAGAACGCCCACATCGCGAAGGGGCGCGGGGCCGGCATCCGAATCCTGGGGGGCGGATCGTGCGGGCGCTGAGGGGGAGTCTTCGTCGACTGGAGCAGAATCCAGTTCAGTCACCGGTCAATCGTAGGGCACCACCGCCCGCCCCCTGACCGGTGCGTCAGTTCCAGAGCGAGAGCTTGTCGGGGTTGACGACGATCCACACGTCGGCCACCACACCCTCGACGACGTTCAGCGTCACGACGCCCACGATGCGGCCTTCCTCCCAGATGGCGAAGCCGAGGCCGTCGGGCGTCTCCTGCTCCACGACCTCGAGTTCCGGCCGTTTCGTGAGCAGGCCGAACAGGAACCGGGCCACGTTGTCGGCACCCTGCACGGGCTTGCGAGCGGCCGAGACCACGCCCCCTCCGTCGGAGCGCAGCACCACGTCGGGGTCGAGCACCGAGATGAGAGCCGAGAAGTCGCCGGTGCGGCTCGCCGCCGAGAAGGCCCGCACCACCTCGTCGTGCTGCGCCCGGGTCACCTGGCGAGCGCGGCTGGCCGCCACCCGGTGGCGAGCGGATGCTGCGAGCTTGCGAACGGCCGCCGGCGAACGCCCCACGGTCTCCGCGATCTCGTCGAACGGCACCGCGAACACATCGTGCAGCACGAAGCTCACCCGCTCGGCCGGCGTCATCGCCTCGAGCACGATGAGGAGGGCGGTACTGACCGAGTCGTCGAGCGTCACCCGGTCGAGGGGATCCTCCGATCCGGATGCCGCACCGCTGCCGAGCGCGCCGGCGAACGCGTCCGAGGGCACGGGTTCTGGCAGCCACGGGCCGACGTAGCGCTCGCGGCGCACCCGCGCCGAGGCGAGCACGTCGAGGCAGATGCGGCCGCACACCCGGGTGAGCCAGCCTCGCGGGGCCTCGATGGCGTCACGCTCCGGCTGCGACATCCGGTACCAGCGCGTGTAGGTCTCTTGAACGGCGTCTTCGGCCTCGGTCACCGTGCCGAGCATCCGGTAGGCCAGGCTCATCAGGTGCCGGCGCTCACCGATGACCTCGGCGTCGACCGTGGGGCGGTCGTCCGGTCCGCTCATCCGTCACTCCCTTGCTACCGCCCATCATGCCCCGTCCGTCGCACGGAGTCACCTGTCCAGACGAGGTCGGGCATTCGGATGTGACCTGGGGGCTCACATTCATGGCGTGCACCTCGTCTTGAGGGGTATGAACAGCACACCTCGACGCATCCTGCTCGCCGCCACGGCGATCCTCGGCGCCTACGTCGGCATCTGGGCAGCCTTCTTCCCCGGGTCGTTCTACGACGCCTTTCCCGGTTTCGGCCTCGCCTGGGTCTCGGTTGACGGACCGTTCAACGAGCACCTGATCCGCGATGTCGGGGGACTCTACCTCGGCCTCACCGCAGCGAGCATCGCCGCGATCCTCGCCCGCACCGCGGCACCGGGGCGCGTGGTGGGGCTCGGCTGGGCGGTGTTCGGTGCGATCCATTACGGCTATCACCTGCTGCATCTCGAGGGGTCGGCGATCGACATCGTGGGCAACGTCGTGAGCCTCGGCATCAGCCTCGCGCTCGGCGTGCTGCTCGCTCTTCCGGCGCGACCCGTGGTCGTGACGCCGGTGTCAGCCGCTCCGGCCGCCCTCGCCGCTCCGGCCGCGTCGGTTTCAGAAGCCACCCGATGAGGATCGCGGTGGCCGGTGGCACCGGCGCCGTCGGGAGGCGCGTCGTGGCGGCGCTCGTCGCATCCGGACACGACGCCTTCGCCCTCACGCGTTCCTCGGGCCACGACCTCACGGCGACGGATGCGCAGCCCGCCCTCGTGTCGGCGCTCGCCGGGTGCGCCGCCACGATCGACGTCACTTCGGTCGCCACAACGTCGTCGGCGACGTCGACCAGGTTCTTCGGCGCAGTGACCGGCAATCTGCTCGCCGCTGAGCGCGCGGCCGGGGTTCCGCATCACATCATCCTGTCGATCGTGGGCGCGGTCGAGGCCCCCGCCGCCTACTACGCGGGCAAGAAGCTGCAGGAGGACCTGGTGATGGCATCGAGCGGAGGCTGGAGCATCCTGCGTGCCACCCAGTTCCACGAGTTCGCCGCCCAGATGGTGGAGCAGGGGCGGATGGGCCCGGTGCAGGTCGTGCCCACCATGCGCTCGCAGCCGGTCGCGGCGGCCGACGTGGCGGAGGTGCTGGTCGAGATCGCGCTCGGCGAGCCGCGCGGTCTCGACCGCGACCTCGGCGGGCCGCAGGAGGAGAACATGGCCGACATGGTGAGGCGCTACCTCGCGGCGACGGGGCAGAAGCGCCCGGTTCTGGAGGTGCCCCTGCCGGGCCCGTGGGGCCACGCCTTGCGCGACGGCACCCTCCTGCCCGGCGCGACGGCCCGGCGTGCGTCCCAGACCTTCGCCGACTGGCTCGCCGCCCTCTGAGTCGACGCGTTTTCGGGAGGAGGAGCATCGAACGAGCCGCCGCTGAGGGGGTCGTTCTCCGCAGCTCCTCCCGAAACGGAGGTCGTGCGGGGCTCAGAGGCTGGAGAGGTGCTCCGAGACGCGGATGCGCCCCTTCGGGCGCTCTTTCTTGCCTCGATCCGGCAGGCCGCCGACATAGAGCCAGCCGAGCAGCTCCTCGTGCTTGCCGAGACCATGGGCGGCTCGCACGGGCGCCGTGCGGGTGAGTTCGCCCGAACGCCAGAACACGCCCCATCCCTCGTCGTCGAGGAGCAGCGAGAGTCCGTGGGCGACCCCGGAGGCAACGGCTTCCTGCTCCCAGTGGGGCACTTTGTGGCTCGGTTTGAACGAGGCGACCACCGCCAGCACCAGCGGTGCGCGATGCGCTTTCGCGCGGAACTTCTCGGCGTCTTTCCCGTGCGCGCCGTCGGCCTTGGCGAGGGCGGCACCCAGGATGTCGCGGGCATCCCCGCGGATCTCGATGACCCGCCACGGCCTCAGACCGCTGTGGTCGGCGAGCTGGCCGGCCGCCTCGACGAACGAGGCGACGTCGGCGTGGCCGGGCGCGACATCCGTCACCTTCGACGACGAACGCCGGGCGAGCATGGCCTCCTTGACGCCGGGCACTCCTATTCGGCCGCTTCGAAGCTGAGCGAGATGGAGTTCATGCAGTAACGGTCGCCGGTGGGCGTCTGCGGTGCGTCATCGAAGAGGTGCCCGAGATGCGATCCGCAGTTCGAGCAGCGCACCTCGGTGCGCACCATACCGAGCGAGCGGTCTTCGATGAGTTCGACGGCCTCGGAGCCGGTGGGGTCGTAGAAGCTCGGCCAGCCGCAGTGCGAGTCGAACTTGGTGGTGCTGCGGAAGAGCTCCTGGCCGCAGGCCTTGCACTTGTAGACGCCCTCGCGGTTCTCGTCGAGCAGCTCGCCCGTCCAGGGACGCTCGGTGGCCGCCTCGCGCAGCACGGCGAATTCCTCGCTCGACAGCTCGTCGCGCCAGGCGTCGTCGGACTTCTGTACCTCGTAGGTCATGGTGCTCCTGCAGTGAGTGGATTCGGGCGATCAGTCGTCAATCATCCCAGTAAACTCTGGCAGGTGGCTGCCCATTCCCCCGTTCAGAAGCGCTGGACCGAGCTGACGACCACGGAGCTCTATGCCTTCCTCAAGCTCCGCACCGACGTCTTCTTCGTCGAGCAGAAGGTCGACGAGTCAGAACTCGACTGGCGTGACGCCGAACCCGAGACCATCCACTACTGGATCGTCGAGGGCGGGCAGACGGTCGCCTACCTGCGGGTGCTGAGGGATGCCGAGCCTCAGCACGAAGACGCGCGTCGGCTCATCGGGCGGGTGGTCGTGCATCCCGAATTCCGCGGTCAGGGCTTGGCGCAGGTGCTGATCACGCAGGTGCTCGACGAATTCGGCGAGGAGTCACTGCTGCTGCACTCGCAGAGCTACATCGCGCCCCTTTACGCCCGGTTCGGTTTCGTCGCGTACGGCGACGAGTTCGTGGAGGCGGGCATCCGGCACATCTCGATGTTCCGGCCCGGGAACGACGACGACGCCGACTGAGCAGGCCTCGCACCGCGGGCCGGCGATCGCGCGGCCCGCCGCCGCTATCGGCGGGCGTTGAGGTGGCCGCCAATATGATGTGAAAAATATCCACCGCGCACGGAAAGAAGGGAGCAGGATGGCCGCCGCCGACGAACAGCCGCAGCCGGGTGTCCCCGCTCCGCTGAACGACCGCGACGCCCGCATCCTCGGCTTCGAACGTGCGTGGTGGAAGCATGCCGGTGCGAAAGAGCAGGCCATCCGCAAGGAGTTCGGACTCTCCTCGGCCCGGTACTATCAACTTCTCGGTGCGCTGATCGACTCTCCGGCCGCTCTCGCGCACGATCCGATGCTCATCAAGAGGCTTCAGCGGGTGCGGGATGCGCGAATGGCCGCGCGTTCCGCTCGACTGCTGTCGCGCGACGACTAGGACCTCACTCCCCACCATGGCCCGTTTCTCCGAGGACAGCTTCGACCGCCTGCCCGCCCACCGCGAACGCGTGGGCGCCCACCGCGGACCCCGCCCGCGCGGCCGGGGCTGGATCATCGTCGCCTGGGCGGCCCTCGCCACCGCTCTGCTGGTGGGTGGCGGCGTCACCTATCTCGCGGTCATCAACAACAACATCCAGTTCACGGGTGGTTCGAGCGGTGGCGCCAGCACGGCCGCGCCATCCGATGCCCCCACCCCTACTCCCACGATCACGCCGATCACCGACGGCACGCTGGCGGTGACCGTGCTGAACGGCACCGACAACGTCGGTCTGGCCGGGCGCGTCGGTCAGGCCGCGATCGACGCCGGCTGGAACGTCGGCACCATGGCGAACGCGAGCTCGACCGACTTCGCCACCACCACCGTCTACTACGAAGACCCCGCCAACGAAGCGGCTGCCCTCGGTCTTGCCCAGTTGCTCGGCAACGCGGCCACCGAGCAGTCGTCCACCTTCCAGGGAGCGGCGCTCACCGTCGTGGTCGGCACCGATTACGCGGGCCCGGGTCTGGATGCCGGAACCGGCGACGTGCCTGCTGACCCGCCGGCCGACGACACGGGCACGGAGTCCGACACCGGCGAATAGGGCCGCTTTCGGCTCGCAATATTTCGCGCGTGTTTCAGTCGTGTTGAGTTGCGATCACGATCTGTGGAATTCGCCGCTCGAGCCATTGTGCGAAGAATCTGCCCGAATAGGATGTGGAATCGGTGGTGGCAATTGTGTCACTTCTGCAGAAACACAGCACTTGGGAGTAACAATGGCGAATGGAACCGTCAAGTGGTTCAACGCTGAAAAGGGCTACGGCTTCATCACTGTCGATGGTGGCGGACAGGACGTCTTCGTCCACTACTCCGCGATCGACATGGCGGGCTACAAGGTCCTCGAAGAGGGCCAGCAGGTCGTCTTCGAAGTCGGCACCGGATCCAAAGGGCCACAGGCCGAGTCCGTTCGGCTTGCCTGATTCTTTTTCGAGGTTCCGCGGCGCACGTCGGAGTGCGTTCGTGGTGAGCGCCGGCGGCACTAGTCTGTGGGCGTGAAGAACCGCCGGAGAGCTGCCGCGCGCGTGGCATCCGGTGCCGCGCTGCTGCTCGCGACGGTGGGGCTCGCCGCCTGCTCGGCGCAGCCGAACCCGCCGGCGTCGACGGTGACGCCGACGGCCGCGTACTCCTCCGACTACCGCACCCCCGCGCCCACCGTGCCGGCACCCCTCCGCGGCACTCTGGTGGCGGCGGATTCGCTGAGGAGTCCATCGCTGGCGGCGAAGATCGACAACCACGAAGACGCCCGGCCGCAGATCGGCCTCGATCGAACCGACATCGTGTTCGAGGAGCTGGTCGAAGGCGGCATCACCCGCTACGTCGCCATCTGGCAGACCGACGTGCCCGAGCTGATCGGGCCGGTGCGGTCGATCCGGCCGATGGATCCCGACATCCTGTCGTCGTTCGGCGGCATCGTCGCCTTCTCGGGCGGGCAGGAGCAGTTCGTCGACATGATGCGCGCGGCCCCGGTCTACAGCGCGATCCACGGCGAGAGCGACACCGAGTCGACCTTCTACCGGATGGACGGGCGTGACAGCCCGCACGACGTGGTGGTCAAGGCGACCGAACTGGTGGGCGAGCATCCCGACCTGGCCGTGCCGGGGCAGCAGTTCGCGTACTCCTTCGACGTGCCGTCGTCGACGGCGGCGATCGACGGTGCGCCGACCGGCTCCCTCGACCTGGTGTTCTCGGATGCGCGG from the Herbiconiux aconitum genome contains:
- the msrB gene encoding peptide-methionine (R)-S-oxide reductase MsrB gives rise to the protein MTYEVQKSDDAWRDELSSEEFAVLREAATERPWTGELLDENREGVYKCKACGQELFRSTTKFDSHCGWPSFYDPTGSEAVELIEDRSLGMVRTEVRCSNCGSHLGHLFDDAPQTPTGDRYCMNSISLSFEAAE
- the sigJ gene encoding RNA polymerase sigma factor SigJ, giving the protein MSGPDDRPTVDAEVIGERRHLMSLAYRMLGTVTEAEDAVQETYTRWYRMSQPERDAIEAPRGWLTRVCGRICLDVLASARVRRERYVGPWLPEPVPSDAFAGALGSGAASGSEDPLDRVTLDDSVSTALLIVLEAMTPAERVSFVLHDVFAVPFDEIAETVGRSPAAVRKLAASARHRVAASRARQVTRAQHDEVVRAFSAASRTGDFSALISVLDPDVVLRSDGGGVVSAARKPVQGADNVARFLFGLLTKRPELEVVEQETPDGLGFAIWEEGRIVGVVTLNVVEGVVADVWIVVNPDKLSLWN
- a CDS encoding SDR family oxidoreductase, which produces MRIAVAGGTGAVGRRVVAALVASGHDAFALTRSSGHDLTATDAQPALVSALAGCAATIDVTSVATTSSATSTRFFGAVTGNLLAAERAAGVPHHIILSIVGAVEAPAAYYAGKKLQEDLVMASSGGWSILRATQFHEFAAQMVEQGRMGPVQVVPTMRSQPVAAADVAEVLVEIALGEPRGLDRDLGGPQEENMADMVRRYLAATGQKRPVLEVPLPGPWGHALRDGTLLPGATARRASQTFADWLAAL
- a CDS encoding MFS transporter; amino-acid sequence: MGVLRRWLAIVALALGGFGIGVTEFVTMGLLPNIAQDLLPGTYAVDPASANASAGYLVSAYALGVVVGAPTIAAAAARWPRKRLLVLLVSVFVAGNLLSAILPSFGLVLAARFLSGLPHGAYFGIASLVAASLMGPGKRARGVAFVLGGLAIANVVGVPAGTFLGQEFGWRSAYFLVTVIFALTLVAIVAAVPFQPGDPSATLRNELSAFTRLQVWLTLILASIGFGGIFAVYTYIAPVVTDVAGLSSGVVPWVLVVFGVGMTAGNFTSGWLADRSVSRTLLISLSALGVSVLGFAVFANTTPGLLIFVFLIGACAGACSPAIQTRLMDVSHNAQSIAAALNHSSLNIGNSVGAFLGGLAIAAGFGYLSPAVVGVGLAAVGFCVLLLSLGIDRRRARPAR
- a CDS encoding DUF3048 domain-containing protein, which produces MKNRRRAAARVASGAALLLATVGLAACSAQPNPPASTVTPTAAYSSDYRTPAPTVPAPLRGTLVAADSLRSPSLAAKIDNHEDARPQIGLDRTDIVFEELVEGGITRYVAIWQTDVPELIGPVRSIRPMDPDILSSFGGIVAFSGGQEQFVDMMRAAPVYSAIHGESDTESTFYRMDGRDSPHDVVVKATELVGEHPDLAVPGQQFAYSFDVPSSTAAIDGAPTGSLDLVFSDARFPSWIWDAPSAKFLRLQEGSPDLSESGQQLSATNVVTLRVDEVYDYDAEVPRAVMVASGEAWVSTGGKTVHATWSKDAPTSPIRLVDDLGATVRLAPGNTWVELVPLDQGSVTVVPPAA
- a CDS encoding GNAT family N-acetyltransferase, whose product is MPVRPATLDDLDAIAPLFDAYRGFYGLPRGASASAAARSYLGERMSRGESIVLVATVDGADDEGDEGAPLAGFTQLYPSFCSLELAPILVLYDLFVQPDARGRGVATALLEAARQLGAEAGAARLELSTAHTNLTAQHLYESRGWQPDEEYRHYELPLR
- a CDS encoding cold-shock protein translates to MANGTVKWFNAEKGYGFITVDGGGQDVFVHYSAIDMAGYKVLEEGQQVVFEVGTGSKGPQAESVRLA
- a CDS encoding DUF3263 domain-containing protein; the encoded protein is MAAADEQPQPGVPAPLNDRDARILGFERAWWKHAGAKEQAIRKEFGLSSARYYQLLGALIDSPAALAHDPMLIKRLQRVRDARMAARSARLLSRDD
- a CDS encoding LytR C-terminal domain-containing protein; amino-acid sequence: MARFSEDSFDRLPAHRERVGAHRGPRPRGRGWIIVAWAALATALLVGGGVTYLAVINNNIQFTGGSSGGASTAAPSDAPTPTPTITPITDGTLAVTVLNGTDNVGLAGRVGQAAIDAGWNVGTMANASSTDFATTTVYYEDPANEAAALGLAQLLGNAATEQSSTFQGAALTVVVGTDYAGPGLDAGTGDVPADPPADDTGTESDTGE
- a CDS encoding nitroreductase family protein codes for the protein MLARRSSSKVTDVAPGHADVASFVEAAGQLADHSGLRPWRVIEIRGDARDILGAALAKADGAHGKDAEKFRAKAHRAPLVLAVVASFKPSHKVPHWEQEAVASGVAHGLSLLLDDEGWGVFWRSGELTRTAPVRAAHGLGKHEELLGWLYVGGLPDRGKKERPKGRIRVSEHLSSL
- a CDS encoding GNAT family N-acetyltransferase; its protein translation is MAAHSPVQKRWTELTTTELYAFLKLRTDVFFVEQKVDESELDWRDAEPETIHYWIVEGGQTVAYLRVLRDAEPQHEDARRLIGRVVVHPEFRGQGLAQVLITQVLDEFGEESLLLHSQSYIAPLYARFGFVAYGDEFVEAGIRHISMFRPGNDDDAD